A DNA window from Porites lutea chromosome 6, jaPorLute2.1, whole genome shotgun sequence contains the following coding sequences:
- the LOC140940140 gene encoding uncharacterized protein — translation MAARDSDDSADFTDEGELAEVNSLVKKIFDILNRETSRVRKEKEAFDDVAKKLEHVHFSKTLKLNIGGQLFTTSLETMKKDPGSMLHAMFSGRFDSKPAEDGSYFIDRDGTHFRYILNYLRTGQLVVPEDKIVRKELLTEAEFYQVQGIIDELKASPFEDSIILSTEHCQTLTSWLKHTLTSACHTYSLIYRASRNGWAASNFHSFCDRKGPTVVVVKSGNYIFGGYTEQHWESIPNGVYRTDPNSFLFSLVNPSGLQPTKMSLIPGKESAAVHSHSGWGPRFGSGIDLHIPSAPNANNCSVNLNNTYQLPPGQNALTFLTGNQYFTLAEMEVFKFEK, via the exons ATGGCCGCGCGAGATTCAGATGATTCTGCCGACTTTACAGACGAAGGAGAGCTTGCCGAAGTCAACAGCCTCGTCAAGaaaatttttgacattttgaaccGGGAGACTTCTCGGGTTCGTAAGGAAAAAGAAGCTTTTGATGATGTAGCAAAGAAACTCGAGCACGTCCATTTTTCTAAGACGTTAAAGCTGAACATTGGCGGCCAACTGTTTACAACGAGTCTAGAGACGATGAAGAAAGATCCTGGGTCAATGCTACATGCGATGTTTTCCGGTAGATTTGATTCAAAGCCCGCTGAAGACGGCTCCTACTTCATTGACCGTGATGGAACTCACTTCCGATATATCCTGAACTACCTTCGAACAGGGCAGCTTGTTGTTCCAGAAGACAAGATCGTTCGTAAAGAGTTGTTAACTGAAGCTGAGTTTTACCAAGTCCAAGGAATCATTGATGAGCTCAAAGCCAGCCCCTTTGAAGATTCTATTATTTTGTCCACAGAGCACTGCCAAACCTTGACCAGTTGGTTGAAACACACGCTGACAAGTGCTTGCCACACCTACTCCCTGATATATCGCGCCTCTCGTAATGGCTGGGCTGCCTCCAACTTTCACTCTTTCTGCGATCGCAAAGGACCAACTGTGGTGGTTGTCAAAAGTGGAAATTATATCTTTGGAGGCTACACAGAACAACACTGGGAAT CTATTCCTAATGGTGTCTACAGAACAGATCCAAACTCCTTCCTTTTTAGCTTGGTGAATCCTAGTGGTCTACAGCCTACAAAGATGTCTCTTATTCCCGGAAAGGAGAGTGCTGCTGTTCATAGCCACAGTGGCTGGGGGCCTAGATTTGGAAGTGGAATCGATCTTCACATTCCTAGCGCGCCCAATGCTAATAATTGCTCAGTTAACTTGAATAACACATATCAGCTGCCTCCTGGACAGAATGCTCTCACCTTCCTAACTGGAAACCAGTATTTTACTCTAGCCGAAATGGAAGTCTTTAAGTTTGAAAAGTAA
- the LOC140940143 gene encoding uncharacterized protein has product MRSTLTQNVVTFSMTFCLLLQATIQLEGKCNSQSSKHCPVSSCPRCLQIYWQPRRPYVFQLANSSMEGVLHALLNLMLTKCCGNHTPSCWQVTYYPPVENPEQLLRLSRDSHVIYPVIVDKQEAVSLDHNLISLIPPSSIGFVVPRGKRESFPKKLLMSVFEAWPVLILTILLSILAGVLLWVLDTWFNEEQFPRNFFRGSWEGFWWAFVSMTTVGYGDRAPISLLGRTFAVCWILIGICICSIFTATLTTSLTTISLDTKKSLPGSKVGVIKRSIEMALAMQQQADFRLYNSVEEMSVALDNGVIEGVLLDNYQISHYTETLFPDSKFKTDEIIKVESLSYGAVVNDTYLRKCFRRLIAEDKYLLYDFTRNELTKTLKGGGDDEAVQNSQSIFDPTGDLFYPSLYTCIALVVIIFLVGVVTELFCFRTGRCKLSKKGKAINQAIPLSKVKEDTALDQLEKEMLGEVQALFNKYRDRLEEVKNQENNGNAMSMHSTV; this is encoded by the exons ATGCGGTCTACTCTTACTCAAAATGTAGTCACTTTCAGTATGACTTTCTGCCTCCTTCTGCAAGCAACAATTCAGCTTGAAGGAAAATGCAATTCACAGTCTTCTAAACACTGTCCAGTATCGTCGTGTCCGAGATGTCTGCAAATATACTGGCAGCCGCGAAGGCCTTATGTGTTTCAGCTTGCGAACTCCAGCATGGAGGGCGTGCTTCATG CTCTGCTGAATCTTATGTTAACCAAGTGCTGCGGGAACCATACCCCAAGCTGCTGGCAAGTGACGTATTATCCCCCGGTTGAAAACCCTGAGCAGCTACTCCGCCTGTCACGTGATTCTCACGTGATCTACCCAGTCATTGTTGATAAGCAAGAAGCGGTCAGTCTGGATCATAACCTGATTAGTCTGATACCTCCTTCCAGTATTGGGTTTGTCGTTCCTAGAGGCAAGAGGGAAAGCTTCCCAAAGAAACTTCTAATGTCTGTGTTCGAAGCATGGCCGGTGTTGATATTAACTattcttctttcaattttggCTGGTGTCCTTTTGTGGGTACTG GATACTTGGTTTAACGAGGAACAATTCCCTCGCAACTTTTTCAGAGGCTCGTGGGAAGGATTCTGGTGGGCATTTGTTTCCATGACAACCGTGGG GTACGGTGATCGAGCGCCCATTTCTCTGTTGGGAAGAACTTTTGCAGTGTGCTGGATTCTAATTGGAATCTGCATTTGCTCAATATTCACCGCTACTTTGACTACGTCACTTACAACTATCAGCCTCGACACCAAGAAGAGTCTACCAGGTTCCAAG GTTGGAGTTATAAAGCGTTCCATAGAAATGGCATTAGCTATGCAGCAACAAGCTGATTTTAGAC tCTACAACTCTGTTGAGGAAATGAGTGTTGCCTTGGACAATGGAGTTATTGAAG GCGTACTCTTGGACAATTATCAAATAAGTCACTACACAGAGACACTATTCCCAGACAGTAAATTCAAAACAGATGAAATCATCAAAGTTGAGTCGCTGTCATATGGCGCGGTTGTGAACGATACATATTTGAGAAAGTGTTTCAGACGTTTAATCGCTGAAGACAAATACCTGCTTTACGACTTTACAAGAAACGAACTTACAAAAACACTCAAG GGAGGAGGAGATGATGAAGCCGTGCAGAATTCTCAGAGTATTTTCGATCCCACTGGTGATCTGTTTTATCCTTCTTTATACACCTGCATCGCTCTTGTGGTTATCATTTTCCTGGTGGGTGTGGTAACCGAGCTGTTTTGCTTCAGAACTGGCCGATGCAAACTTTCAAAGAAAGGCAAGGCTATCAATCAA GCCATACCCTTGTCAAAAGTGAAGGAAGATACTGCACTGGATCAGTTAGAGAAGGAAATGCTGGGCGAAGTACAAGCTTTGTTCAACAAGTACCGCGACAGACTGGAAGAAGTTAAAAATCAGGAGAATAATGGAAATGCCATGAGTATGCATTCTACAGTTTAA
- the LOC140940141 gene encoding uncharacterized protein, whose protein sequence is MSVKEEKVETASCGVLDEAFDFMKKAHELINQKALDVRKEKEAFDSVAKKLDHVHFGSTVKLNVGGQYFTTSLQTLTKDTGSMLHAMFSGRFDTKPGEDGSYFIDRDGTHFRYILNYLRTGYLLIPEDKLICKEILEEAEFYQIRGIVDELCPPPFLGSKILSDDQKQIFVNSWLKHRLDRRHSSFVLLYRASRDGWLASKFHAICDHRGPTVTVVRSGDYIFGGYTEESWDKDSGYKHCMDSFLFSLVNPSGATQTKLPLKGTANNYGIYCNSSYGPTFGGGHDLKIGNDGNTNTDSYSQLDHTYECPPHAANTTFLVGNKNFTVDEVEVFVFQE, encoded by the exons ATGTCTGTGAAAGAAGAAAAGGTCGAAACAGCTAGTTGCGGAGTGCTGGATGAGGCTTTTGACTTCATGAAGAAGGCACACGAGCTCATTAACCAAAAAGCTCTTGACGTTCGCAAGGAAAAAGAAGCTTTTGACTCTGTTGCAAAGAAGCTTGACCACGTGCACTTCGGTTCCACCGTCAAGCTGAACGTCGGTGGTCAGTATTTCACCACGAGCCTTCAGACACTGACGAAAGATACAGGATCAATGCTACACGCCATGTTTTCAGGCAGATTCGATACAAAGCCCGGTGAAGACGGATCTTACTTCATTGATCGTGATGGAACTCATTTCCGGTATATCCTGAATTACCTTCGAACAGGGTATCTTCTTATCCCAGAGGACAAGTTAATCTGCAAGGAGATACTAGAAGAAGCCGAGTTCTATCAGATTCGTGGAATTGTGGACGAACTTTGCCCACCGCCGTTCCTGGGATCTAAAATCTTGTCAGATGATCAGAAGCAAATCTTTGTTAACAGTTGGCTGAAACATCGATTAGACCGTCGCCATTCCAGTTTTGTGCTGCTTTATCGTGCATCTAGGGACGGGTGGCTAGCCTCTAAATTTCATGCCATCTGTGACCATCGGGGACCTACTGTCACTGTGGTAAGGAGTGGGGACTATATTTTTGGAGGTTACACTGAGGAGTCGTGGGACAAAG attCTGGTTACAAGCACTGTATGGATTCCTTTCTATTCAGCCTTGTGAACCCATCTGGAGCCACACAAACAAAGCTACCACTCAAGGGTACTGCAAACAATTATGGAATCTATTGCAATAGTTCATATGGGCCAACGTTTGGGGGAGGACATGATCTTAAAATCGGCAATGACGGAAATACAAATACTGATAGCTACAGCCAGCTGGACCACACCTATGAATGTCCACCACATGCAGCAAATACAACATTTCTGGTTGGGAACAAGAATTTTACTGTCGATGAGGTGGAAGTGTTTGTCTTTCAAGAGTAG